In Pedobacter heparinus DSM 2366, the following are encoded in one genomic region:
- the pth gene encoding aminoacyl-tRNA hydrolase → MKYLIVGLGNIGPEYACTRHNIGFMIADELVKQQEGTFTNTRLAYYAEIGFKGRKLHVIKPTTYMNLSGKAVNYYMQELRIPLENVLVIVDDLALPLGKLRLKLQGSSAGHNGLKSIEGLCGGQGYPRLRFGISDNFPKGRQVDYVLAPFDKDELPELPGLIDKSTELIKSFVTVGPAKTMTAFNQ, encoded by the coding sequence ATGAAGTACTTAATTGTAGGTTTAGGAAATATTGGCCCCGAGTATGCCTGTACACGTCATAATATCGGTTTTATGATAGCAGACGAGCTGGTGAAACAACAGGAAGGTACATTTACCAATACCCGGCTGGCTTATTATGCTGAAATTGGTTTTAAAGGCAGAAAGCTGCATGTAATTAAGCCCACTACTTATATGAACCTGAGTGGAAAGGCCGTAAATTATTATATGCAGGAATTGCGTATCCCGCTGGAAAACGTACTGGTTATTGTAGATGACCTTGCTTTACCATTGGGTAAGCTGCGCCTGAAATTGCAGGGCAGCAGTGCAGGACACAATGGGTTAAAAAGTATAGAAGGACTTTGTGGCGGGCAAGGGTATCCACGTTTGCGGTTTGGCATCAGTGATAATTTCCCGAAGGGCAGACAGGTAGATTATGTGCTGGCACCCTTTGATAAAGATGAGTTACCCGAACTGCCAGGACTGATAGATAAGAGCACCGAACTGATCAAAAGCTTTGTAACCGTAGGCCCTGCCAAAACGATGACGGCCTTTAACCAATAG
- a CDS encoding response regulator, with the protein MEKINILIVDDRPENIIALEALLQRNDINIISTTNPNEALRLSWEMDIAIAMIDVQMPEMDGFELVEILKSNPRTKEILIIFVTAISKETKYAVKGLSTGAVDYLYKPLDPYVTAAKVDSFIQFIRNQREVKKKNKELEAYQKELIKAKELAETGKRIKDNFLANMSHEIRTPINGIIGIAQLLKKTELTDEQREMVNLLEISSNSLLGVINDVLDLSKIESGKFKINRTATDIIKICESVVDLLRIPSIEKKLDLKLALDSELPKMILADSLRLNQILMNLIGNAIKFTHQGSVTLKVEILNRKGNNLQLRFSVADTGIGIAKENIDKIFETFEQADEQTTIKFGGTGLGLSIVKNLAKLKGGTLEVISEENIGSTFSFSNWYEVLKDADVPEKQLEEKLMPFKNLNILVAEDNPINKFLIIKILQNWEVQLEVVENGQQALDKLREKHYDLILMDTFMPVMNGLEAIRLIREGYAPGKENIPIITFSAAVLDTDKETAIAAGANDVISKPFEPAVLYKKIQEYTIG; encoded by the coding sequence ATGGAAAAAATTAACATATTAATTGTTGATGACAGACCCGAAAATATTATTGCCCTCGAAGCATTGCTGCAAAGAAATGACATCAATATCATCAGCACCACCAATCCCAATGAAGCGCTCCGCTTATCCTGGGAAATGGATATTGCCATTGCCATGATTGATGTTCAAATGCCGGAAATGGATGGATTTGAACTGGTAGAAATATTAAAAAGCAATCCCAGGACCAAAGAGATCCTGATCATATTTGTTACTGCCATATCCAAAGAAACCAAATATGCCGTTAAAGGGCTAAGCACCGGGGCGGTTGATTACCTGTATAAACCCCTCGACCCTTATGTTACAGCAGCAAAAGTGGATTCTTTTATCCAGTTTATCAGAAACCAAAGAGAAGTAAAAAAGAAGAACAAAGAGCTTGAAGCTTATCAGAAAGAACTGATCAAGGCCAAAGAACTTGCCGAAACAGGTAAAAGAATTAAGGATAATTTTTTGGCCAATATGAGCCATGAGATCCGGACCCCAATCAATGGAATCATCGGTATTGCACAGCTTTTAAAGAAGACGGAGCTGACAGATGAACAAAGGGAGATGGTTAACCTGCTTGAAATTTCGTCCAACTCATTACTGGGCGTAATCAATGATGTACTCGACCTGTCAAAAATTGAATCGGGTAAGTTCAAGATCAACCGTACTGCAACCGATATCATTAAAATATGTGAATCGGTGGTAGATCTGCTCCGGATCCCATCTATCGAAAAGAAACTCGACCTTAAGCTGGCGCTCGATTCTGAACTGCCAAAAATGATCCTGGCCGATTCCCTCCGCCTCAACCAGATCCTGATGAACCTAATCGGAAATGCCATTAAGTTTACCCACCAGGGTAGTGTAACCTTAAAGGTTGAGATACTGAACAGAAAGGGAAACAACCTTCAACTCCGGTTTTCTGTTGCAGATACCGGCATAGGGATAGCCAAAGAGAATATTGACAAAATTTTCGAAACCTTTGAACAGGCAGATGAGCAGACTACCATTAAATTTGGTGGTACAGGCCTGGGTTTATCTATAGTTAAAAATCTGGCCAAATTAAAAGGAGGTACGCTCGAAGTCATAAGTGAAGAAAATATTGGCAGTACTTTTAGTTTCAGCAACTGGTATGAAGTATTAAAAGACGCTGATGTACCCGAAAAACAACTGGAAGAAAAACTGATGCCATTTAAAAATTTAAATATTCTTGTAGCGGAAGACAATCCCATTAATAAATTCCTGATCATTAAAATCCTGCAGAACTGGGAGGTACAATTGGAAGTGGTAGAAAACGGACAGCAAGCCCTAGACAAGCTCAGGGAAAAGCATTACGACCTCATTTTAATGGATACTTTTATGCCTGTGATGAACGGGCTGGAAGCCATCCGATTGATCAGGGAAGGTTATGCTCCCGGAAAGGAAAATATTCCCATCATCACATTTTCAGCGGCAGTACTCGACACCGATAAAGAAACAGCAATAGCGGCCGGCGCCAATGATGTGATCAGCAAACCATTTGAACCGGCTGTACTGTACAAAAAAATACAGGAATATACTATTGGTTAA
- a CDS encoding CheR family methyltransferase: MHKETDIITYEELGNLVALIKNIHGFDFGDYSAASLKRRVSRIMQLQRLSLFDLRILLTNDQDYFESFLIEVTVNVTEMFRDPAFYQSVSLNIIPYLKSYQRIKIWNAGCSSGEELYSFAILFSEENLYERCFFYGTDINADVLEHAKTGIYDLQKMKQYSENFQKTGTTNTLSNYYTAKYDAASINHSLKKNVLFSVHNLASDGVFNEFQLISCRNVMIYFNTELQKKVIELFYNSLANFGFLCLGSKETLRSTELGRFKIIDKKNNIYQKIA; the protein is encoded by the coding sequence ATGCATAAAGAAACTGACATCATCACTTATGAGGAACTGGGTAACCTGGTCGCGCTCATCAAAAACATTCATGGATTTGACTTTGGCGATTATTCTGCAGCATCCTTAAAAAGAAGGGTAAGCAGAATTATGCAGTTGCAGCGACTTAGCCTTTTTGATCTTCGTATACTGCTAACCAACGATCAGGATTACTTTGAATCTTTTTTAATTGAGGTAACGGTGAATGTGACCGAAATGTTCAGAGACCCTGCATTTTACCAATCTGTAAGCCTTAACATCATCCCCTATCTCAAATCCTATCAACGCATTAAAATATGGAATGCAGGTTGTTCCAGCGGTGAAGAACTTTATTCTTTTGCCATACTTTTTTCCGAAGAAAACCTATACGAGAGGTGCTTCTTCTATGGTACCGACATCAATGCTGATGTGCTGGAACATGCAAAAACAGGCATCTATGATTTACAGAAAATGAAGCAATACTCGGAAAATTTTCAAAAAACGGGAACAACAAATACCTTGTCAAACTATTATACGGCAAAATACGACGCAGCCTCCATCAACCATTCCTTAAAAAAGAACGTGCTCTTCTCTGTACATAACTTAGCCTCAGATGGTGTATTCAATGAATTTCAACTCATCTCCTGCCGCAATGTAATGATCTACTTCAATACAGAACTTCAAAAAAAGGTAATTGAATTATTTTACAATAGTTTGGCTAATTTTGGTTTTTTATGTTTAGGTTCAAAAGAAACATTGAGGAGCACAGAGCTGGGGCGCTTTAAAATAATAGACAAAAAAAATAACATTTATCAGAAAATAGCTTAG
- a CDS encoding response regulator — protein sequence MFKLTFKQQVLTGFTVSLLFVLVSAITSYFSIDKLNSDTKWQSHTYDVISLLKDVEGQVLNSETGVRGFILAGKPQYLAPYKKNSVKILPTIQELKRTLDQDTAQEILIDSLDYYAHEKVDEMKAVLQLYDAKGKDAAAFRVMAGQGQFFKNKILELSGKIISKEKQLLQKRKADIIKSSKQSEFVVLLSAFIIFCLILFLFSYIRRTFDQQKETESQIRDSNLQLERISAENEQKNWLLLGTTAINEAMRGEQEIEELASNIITQICNYIHAPIGAFFLANPSKKTLRFEGGYAYQHTKSIRQEYHFGEGFVGQVAVEKKRKLLEPVPAGYIKVNSGLGEAPPACIYLMPIVFEDQTLAVIELGLNQQPNDSISLFLQAITESIGVGVNSAVARVKLRALFEQTQQQAEELESQQEELRTTNEELVYKSEQLQASEEELRVQQEELRQTNSELEEKAQQLEERNIAVNQAKEAMSLKAEELEISSKYKSEFLANMSHELRTPLNSILILARILKENRPENLNEDQIKYAGVIHNAGTDLLTLINDILDLSKIESGKLDLSILPLKPLVIKQDMEALFNELAKSKKISFHTVLDKELPATLLTDQSRLEQIVKNLLSNAFKFTPEHGEITMTISKASAGTLFFSRQLKTTTEDIIAISVKDSGIGIPADKQKLIFEAFQQADGSTSRKYGGTGLGLSISKELAHILGGEIQVNSKQGEGSTFTLYLPKNNATAPENQENISEIEEATIIPLVPDPVLMPVNRHKDAQKLLIVEDDLVFADVLNDYAIEKGFKPILAHSGDVALEMAFSELPDAIVLDIMLPVMDGWTILKKLKADPRTKHIPVHMMSAGNEKAGKAKKEGAIGFLKKPIEKEQLDEAFDLLSAAHLKYNLNKVLLIEDQELHSKLLAQQLTEKGVDVKQAFTGKEALVLLDEQTFDCIILDLKLPDISGFDLLDSIKSQEKLVQVPVIINTAMELDQDKMAHIMQYTEAMVLKSNKSNDRLIDEVSLFMNKLKKEGPPPTSANGRPPKNKASSTMEKVLKDKTILITDDDMRNIFALSSALQAYDLKIVIANNGREAISKLEETEPIDLVLMDIMMPEMDGYEAMRTIRSKKEFAKLPIIALTAKAMKNDKEKCIEAGANDYISKPVDMDKLLSMLRVWLS from the coding sequence ATGTTTAAACTGACTTTTAAACAACAAGTATTAACAGGTTTTACTGTTTCCTTATTGTTTGTTCTTGTTTCTGCAATAACCTCTTATTTCAGCATTGATAAGCTGAACAGCGACACAAAATGGCAAAGCCATACTTATGATGTGATCAGCCTGCTCAAAGACGTAGAAGGCCAGGTCCTGAATTCAGAGACGGGGGTAAGAGGTTTCATCCTGGCCGGAAAGCCACAATACCTCGCGCCCTACAAAAAAAATTCGGTCAAAATCCTGCCCACCATCCAGGAACTGAAGAGGACACTGGACCAGGATACTGCACAGGAAATATTAATCGATTCGCTCGACTATTACGCCCACGAAAAAGTAGATGAAATGAAGGCTGTGCTCCAACTTTATGATGCAAAAGGAAAGGATGCTGCTGCATTTCGTGTAATGGCCGGGCAAGGCCAGTTCTTTAAAAATAAAATCCTTGAACTGAGTGGAAAAATCATCAGTAAAGAAAAGCAATTGCTCCAAAAAAGGAAAGCCGACATTATCAAAAGCAGTAAACAGAGCGAGTTTGTGGTGTTGCTTAGCGCCTTTATCATATTTTGCCTCATCCTTTTTCTTTTTTCTTATATCAGGCGTACTTTTGATCAGCAAAAAGAAACCGAAAGCCAGATCAGGGATTCTAATCTTCAGCTCGAAAGGATATCGGCAGAAAATGAACAAAAAAACTGGCTGCTACTGGGCACTACAGCAATTAATGAGGCCATGCGGGGAGAACAGGAAATCGAAGAGCTGGCTTCAAATATCATTACACAGATCTGCAATTATATCCATGCGCCCATTGGTGCTTTTTTCCTGGCCAACCCTTCAAAAAAGACGCTCAGATTTGAAGGTGGTTATGCTTATCAACATACAAAAAGCATTCGGCAGGAGTATCATTTTGGGGAAGGCTTTGTAGGTCAGGTTGCCGTTGAAAAGAAGAGAAAACTACTGGAACCCGTACCTGCCGGATACATTAAGGTCAATTCAGGTTTAGGCGAAGCCCCGCCGGCCTGCATTTATCTCATGCCTATCGTTTTTGAAGATCAGACCCTGGCTGTAATTGAACTTGGATTAAATCAGCAACCCAACGATTCGATTTCGTTATTTCTTCAGGCCATTACCGAAAGTATAGGGGTAGGCGTAAACAGTGCTGTAGCACGTGTAAAATTAAGGGCTTTATTTGAGCAAACCCAGCAACAGGCAGAAGAACTGGAAAGTCAGCAGGAAGAATTGCGCACCACCAATGAAGAACTGGTCTATAAATCCGAGCAGCTTCAGGCTTCGGAAGAGGAACTACGGGTACAGCAGGAAGAATTACGCCAGACCAATTCGGAGCTCGAAGAAAAGGCCCAGCAGCTGGAAGAACGTAACATTGCTGTAAACCAGGCCAAAGAGGCCATGAGTTTAAAGGCCGAAGAGCTGGAAATCTCCAGTAAGTACAAATCTGAATTCCTGGCCAACATGAGCCACGAACTCAGAACCCCTTTAAACAGCATTCTTATCCTGGCCAGGATATTAAAAGAGAACCGACCGGAAAACCTGAATGAAGACCAGATCAAATACGCTGGTGTAATTCACAATGCAGGCACCGATCTGCTTACCCTGATCAACGACATCCTGGACCTTTCCAAAATTGAATCCGGAAAACTTGATCTTTCTATCCTGCCTTTAAAACCTCTTGTCATCAAACAAGATATGGAAGCCTTATTTAACGAGCTTGCAAAAAGCAAAAAGATCAGCTTTCATACGGTTCTGGATAAAGAATTGCCAGCAACGCTGCTTACCGATCAGTCTAGACTGGAACAGATCGTAAAAAACCTCCTTTCCAACGCTTTCAAATTTACACCAGAGCATGGCGAGATTACAATGACCATCAGCAAGGCCAGCGCAGGGACCCTCTTCTTCTCCCGGCAATTAAAAACCACAACTGAAGATATCATTGCCATTAGTGTAAAAGATTCAGGGATAGGTATTCCTGCCGATAAGCAAAAACTGATATTTGAGGCTTTTCAACAGGCAGACGGCTCAACCAGCAGAAAGTATGGTGGCACCGGTCTGGGCCTGTCCATCAGCAAAGAACTGGCACACATCCTTGGCGGCGAGATACAGGTAAACAGTAAACAGGGCGAAGGCAGTACTTTTACCTTGTACCTTCCAAAAAACAATGCCACTGCCCCTGAAAATCAGGAAAACATATCGGAAATTGAAGAAGCGACAATTATACCTTTAGTTCCGGATCCTGTTTTAATGCCTGTAAACCGTCACAAAGATGCGCAGAAGCTGTTAATTGTAGAAGACGATCTGGTTTTTGCAGACGTACTTAATGATTATGCAATAGAAAAAGGTTTTAAACCCATACTTGCCCACAGCGGTGATGTGGCACTGGAAATGGCCTTTTCAGAATTACCCGATGCCATTGTTCTCGATATTATGCTCCCTGTTATGGATGGATGGACCATTCTTAAAAAATTAAAAGCCGATCCAAGAACCAAACACATACCCGTACACATGATGTCGGCAGGAAATGAAAAAGCCGGCAAAGCCAAAAAAGAGGGAGCAATCGGATTTTTAAAAAAACCAATCGAAAAAGAACAGCTCGACGAAGCTTTTGATCTGCTCAGTGCCGCCCACCTAAAATATAACCTGAACAAAGTACTCCTTATTGAAGATCAGGAACTACACAGCAAATTGCTCGCCCAGCAATTAACAGAAAAAGGAGTCGATGTAAAACAGGCCTTCACCGGAAAAGAAGCCCTGGTACTGCTTGATGAACAGACATTTGACTGCATCATCCTGGATCTCAAACTACCGGACATATCGGGCTTCGACCTGCTGGACAGCATTAAGTCGCAGGAAAAACTGGTACAGGTACCCGTAATTATCAATACTGCAATGGAGCTTGATCAGGATAAAATGGCGCACATCATGCAGTATACAGAGGCAATGGTGTTAAAGTCTAACAAATCGAATGACAGGCTGATTGACGAAGTGAGCCTCTTCATGAACAAACTGAAAAAAGAAGGTCCCCCGCCCACTTCAGCCAATGGCAGGCCACCTAAAAACAAAGCTTCATCCACCATGGAAAAGGTTTTGAAAGATAAGACTATTTTAATCACTGATGATGACATGCGCAATATTTTTGCTTTATCCAGCGCACTGCAGGCCTATGACCTGAAAATTGTAATCGCCAACAACGGCAGAGAAGCCATCAGCAAACTGGAAGAAACTGAACCGATAGACCTGGTATTGATGGATATCATGATGCCGGAAATGGATGGATATGAGGCCATGAGAACCATTCGCAGTAAAAAAGAGTTTGCCAAACTGCCAATTATTGCCTTAACAGCAAAAGCAATGAAAAACGATAAAGAAAAATGTATTGAAGCAGGAGCAAATGATTATATTTCCAAACCTGTTGATATGGACAAATTACTTTCCATGCTGAGGGTATGGTTAAGTTAA
- a CDS encoding LytR/AlgR family response regulator transcription factor has translation MIAIAIDDEPIALDVVKSHASKVPFIELKACFTNAFDAISFLQQNKTDLIFLDIKMPDINGIDFLNSLSNPPMVIFTTAYSEHAVKSFELDAIDYLLKPFSLSRFLKACNKAQELYTLRNNTEITDPAYIFIKDGYEQIKVLINDIEYIEASGNYTQIHLNEQKLLSTRVPLNEMLLLLPAKKFIRTHRAFIISRDKISKFDRAQVWIGSQTIPIGSTYAQCLLDFY, from the coding sequence ATGATTGCCATTGCAATAGACGACGAACCCATAGCTTTGGATGTAGTGAAATCCCATGCCTCCAAAGTCCCTTTTATTGAATTAAAAGCCTGCTTTACAAATGCATTCGATGCCATTAGCTTTTTACAGCAAAACAAAACCGACCTGATCTTCCTGGACATTAAAATGCCGGATATTAATGGGATCGACTTCCTGAACAGCCTAAGCAATCCGCCAATGGTCATTTTCACTACCGCTTATTCAGAGCACGCGGTAAAAAGCTTTGAACTCGATGCCATAGATTATTTATTAAAACCATTTTCCCTTTCCCGTTTTTTAAAAGCCTGCAATAAAGCGCAGGAACTTTATACACTTAGGAACAATACCGAAATCACAGACCCTGCTTATATTTTCATTAAAGATGGTTATGAACAGATCAAAGTCCTGATCAATGACATTGAATATATCGAAGCCTCCGGAAATTATACCCAGATACACCTGAACGAGCAAAAGCTACTCAGCACAAGAGTCCCCCTAAATGAAATGCTCCTGCTGCTCCCTGCAAAAAAATTCATCAGAACACACCGTGCCTTTATCATTTCAAGGGATAAGATCAGTAAGTTTGACCGCGCTCAGGTATGGATAGGTAGTCAGACTATACCCATAGGTTCCACTTACGCACAATGTTTGCTAGATTTTTATTAA
- a CDS encoding sensor histidine kinase, with the protein MKLKDLSKIEFWVATGLYGFAILLLISNSGERTPNHTESLMKGANLHYSYISNYLFPELFRFSILYFSFLLLNFCILPALFKPKDRAMAIIMLICLFLVTGLVTSVVYTYSKEYMFSDFSTLNEAYNYFFLRGFSYSTWLILIIGIYAALKKLIIYFNDNDSLQYEPNNRMKLEAVFGGAFWFVGLLLLIAGHGNFAVMLCWTLVTCSTVCIIIFSIYYLIPQVKREGKTFRHYFWKICLIAILSSVPLVLLALLYNNRAEMAVAVIAFHVPTQLIVSTSLSWFIYKKRSATHAELTSLKTELGRSDASLSFLRSQINPHFLFNALNTLYGTALQEKAERTGEGIQKLGDMMRFMLQENLQDKISLTRDIDYLNNYIALQKLRTSPSSSIVIETQIDEQLNNLVIAPMLLIPFVENAFKHGISLQEPSHIKITLQTKESTLYFDVQNSIHLKGDNDPEKLQSGIGLQNVKRRLTLLYPNQHELLIRESATTFFIHLTLQLQRNS; encoded by the coding sequence ATGAAATTAAAAGATCTTTCAAAAATAGAATTCTGGGTTGCTACAGGCCTTTATGGCTTCGCCATTTTATTACTGATCTCCAACTCCGGAGAAAGAACACCCAACCATACGGAGTCCCTCATGAAAGGAGCAAATCTGCACTATTCCTATATCTCCAATTACCTGTTCCCTGAATTGTTCCGTTTTTCTATTTTGTACTTCAGCTTTTTGCTCTTAAACTTTTGTATCCTGCCCGCCTTGTTTAAGCCGAAAGACAGGGCCATGGCAATAATCATGCTAATTTGCCTGTTTCTGGTAACCGGACTGGTTACCAGCGTTGTTTATACCTATAGTAAGGAATATATGTTTTCTGACTTTAGTACCTTAAACGAGGCTTATAATTATTTTTTTCTCAGAGGATTTAGCTACTCCACCTGGCTGATTCTGATCATCGGCATTTACGCGGCCCTTAAAAAACTGATCATCTATTTTAACGATAATGACAGCCTTCAGTATGAACCCAATAACCGCATGAAGCTGGAGGCAGTATTTGGCGGCGCATTCTGGTTTGTAGGCCTGCTCCTGCTGATTGCAGGTCACGGCAATTTTGCAGTAATGTTATGCTGGACACTGGTTACCTGCTCCACTGTTTGCATCATCATCTTTTCCATTTATTACCTCATTCCTCAGGTAAAACGTGAAGGCAAGACCTTTCGTCACTATTTTTGGAAAATATGCTTAATTGCTATCCTATCCAGTGTGCCACTGGTCCTGCTCGCACTCCTGTATAATAACCGTGCGGAAATGGCTGTAGCAGTTATCGCCTTTCATGTCCCCACTCAACTCATTGTCAGTACATCCCTATCCTGGTTTATTTACAAAAAACGCAGTGCCACCCATGCAGAACTGACCAGTTTAAAAACAGAACTCGGCCGCTCAGATGCCAGTTTAAGTTTCCTCCGTTCGCAAATCAATCCGCATTTCTTATTCAATGCATTAAATACCCTTTATGGAACTGCTTTACAGGAAAAAGCCGAACGCACAGGAGAAGGCATACAAAAACTGGGCGACATGATGCGTTTCATGCTACAGGAAAACCTTCAGGATAAAATTTCTTTAACACGCGATATAGACTACCTCAACAATTACATCGCCCTCCAAAAACTCAGGACTTCCCCTTCATCCTCAATAGTGATCGAAACCCAGATTGATGAGCAGTTAAACAATCTTGTCATTGCCCCCATGCTTTTGATCCCCTTTGTAGAGAATGCATTTAAACACGGGATCAGTCTGCAGGAGCCATCCCATATAAAAATCACTTTGCAGACTAAAGAAAGTACCCTATATTTTGATGTACAGAATTCCATCCATTTAAAAGGCGACAATGATCCCGAGAAACTGCAAAGCGGTATCGGCCTGCAAAACGTAAAACGCCGGCTAACACTGCTTTATCCAAATCAGCACGAACTCCTCATCCGTGAAAGCGCTACAACGTTTTTTATCCACCTTACCCTGCAATTACAAAGAAATAGTTAA
- a CDS encoding arsenate reductase, protein MKPAKKVMKLNPNFVNMIIYGIPNCNTVKKARTWLEENGFNAEFHDFKKKGITAEKLNEWCKVFGWEQVLNKKGTTWRSLGPDVQQSVKDQPTAVAVMLQHNSAIKRPVIEVEGKALLISFNEDQYAAVLK, encoded by the coding sequence ATGAAACCTGCGAAAAAAGTGATGAAATTAAATCCTAATTTTGTAAACATGATCATATACGGAATACCCAATTGCAATACAGTAAAAAAAGCCAGGACCTGGCTGGAGGAAAATGGTTTCAATGCTGAGTTTCATGATTTTAAAAAGAAAGGCATTACTGCGGAAAAATTGAATGAGTGGTGTAAGGTTTTTGGCTGGGAGCAGGTTTTAAATAAAAAGGGTACTACCTGGAGAAGTTTAGGGCCCGATGTACAGCAAAGCGTGAAAGACCAGCCGACGGCCGTGGCTGTGATGCTGCAGCATAATAGTGCCATTAAACGTCCTGTGATTGAGGTTGAGGGGAAGGCTCTGCTGATCAGCTTTAATGAGGATCAGTATGCTGCAGTTTTGAAATAG